A stretch of the Marmota flaviventris isolate mMarFla1 chromosome 12, mMarFla1.hap1, whole genome shotgun sequence genome encodes the following:
- the Lad1 gene encoding ladinin-1 — protein MSVTRKDWSALSSLARQRTLEDEEEQERERRRRHRNMSSTTDDEAPKLTQNGDHPAIERLPSVEEAEVPKPPPQDDAEVPKPPPPSSKDEVEEIQTILRTRQERRQRRQAVEAAQTPIQERLEAEGGRDSLGPGQAMKQPLVPKKEPEPPPRRRLSREQRGPWAREEEQAAGKKGLPEEALAPEKTSITEKSPVSEKTAAPGKVTCVSQKGSAPEKTSPVEKTAVPRKRGSSEKKPVPENTSVSDTSPAPEKTSVSEKTAASEKRSILEKKSILEKASVSEKTPERRLVSEKASIFEKSPVSETKPAPKRAVASELPQASGKSQATTKEQREKALPEETPSSSPDPPKVASRLKPISLQVKIPSKEEEEDDTFSPTQITYSSSLKRSSPRTISFRMSPKKDSSEKALTRSASVRLPATSVKLGEKLERYNTAIQRSASVRSQGSTRTEFFVAPVGVASKRHLFEKELTGQSRAEPASSRKDNLRLPGVVTSKLNLWISKTQESGDQNPQNVRKELVATKRTQWGKKSDSSLDVEV, from the exons ATGTCTGTCACCAGAAAGGACTGGTCCGCGCTGTCCAG CCTGGCCCGGCAGCGGACTCTagaagatgaggaggagcaggaacGTGAACGCAGGCGCCGGCATCGCAACATGAGTTCCACCACAGATGACGAGGCTCCCAAACTCACCCAGAATGGGGACCATCCAGCCATTGAGAG GCTGCCTAGCGTGGAGGAAGCCGAGGTGCCCAAGCCACCACCCCAAGATGACGCCGAGGTGCCCAAGCCACCACCCCCATCCTCCAAAGATGAAGTTGAGGAAATCCAAACAATTCTCAGGACTCGGCAGGAGCGGAGGCAGAGGCGGCAGGCAGTGGAGGCTGCACAGACCCCCATCCAGGAGAGGCTAGAGGCTGAGGGGGGAAGAGACAGCCTGGGACCTGGGCAGGCCATGAAGCAGCCCCTAGTGCCCAAGAAGGAACCAGAACCCCCACCCCGCAGAAGACTGAGCCGGGAGCAGCGGGGACCCTGGGCCCGAGAGGAGGAGCAAGCAGCAGGGAAGAAGGGGCTTCCAGAGGAGGCCCTGGCTCCAGAGAAGACCTCAATCACTGAGAAATCCCCTGTGTCAGAGAAGACAGCAGCGCCTGGCAAGGTAACCTGTGTCTCGCAGAAGGGGTCAGCCCCAGAGAAGACATCTCCAGTTGAGAAGACAGCAGTGCCCAGGAAGAGAGGCAGCTCAGAGAAGAAGCCTGTTCCAGAAAACACAAGTGTCTCCGATACGTCTCCGGCCCCTGAGAAAACATCTGTGTCTGAGAAAACAGCAGCATCAGAGAAAAGATCCATCTTGGAGAAAAAGTCAATTCTAGAAAAAGCAAGTGTCTCTGAGAAGACGCCAGAGAGGAGATTGGTGTCTGAGAAAGCATCCATCTTTGAAAAGTCACCGGTCTCAGAGACGAAGCCGGCCCCAAAGAGGGCAGTGGCCTCAGAGCTACCCCAGGCCTCTGGGAAAAGCCAGGCCACCACCAAGGAGCAGAGAGAAAAAGCCCTCCCTGAAGAGACCCCATCTTCCTCACCAGACCCTCCAAAGGTGGCTTCCCGCCTCAAGCCCATCTCTCTCCAG GTAAAAATCCCCagcaaggaggaagaagaagacgACACATTCTCCCCCACTCAGATCACCTACAGCAGCTCCCTCAAACGCTCCAGCCCCAGGACCATCTCCTTTCGG ATGAGCCCTAAGAAAGACAGCTCAGAAAAAGCCTTAACCCGCAG TGCCAGCGTGAGGCTGCCAGCCACCTCAGTCAAGCTGGGGGAGAAGCTGGAGAGATACAACACAGCCATACAG AGGTCAGCATCGGTCAGGTCTCAAGGCTCCACCCGCACTGAGTTCTTTGTGGCTCCTGTGGGTGTGGCCAGCAAGCGCCACCTCTTTGAGAAGGAACTGACTGGCCAGAGTCGCGCAGAACCAGCCTCCAGCCGGAAG GACAACTTGAGATTGCCAGGGGTTGTGACATCCAAGCTCAACTTGTGGATCAGCAAGACTCAGGAGTCTGGAGATCAGAACCCCCAG AATGTACGGAAGGAGCTGGTGGCCACCAAGAGGACTCAGTGGGGAAAGAAATCTGATTCCTCCCTGGATGTTGAG GTGTGA